One genomic region from Cryptococcus neoformans var. grubii H99 chromosome 10, complete sequence encodes:
- a CDS encoding actin-like protein ARP6, which translates to MTTPPILIIDNGAYEIKAGISGVDWEPRVLPNSIAKSRTEKKVYVGDEIDNCKDLSGIVYRRPFEKGMLVNWDAERIIWDRLFSPSVLNINPTETSLLVTEPYFNLPNIAETYDQMIFEEFEFQSYFRCAPAALIPYGGLYESEQGIPPQCTIVVDMGYSYTHVVPIRDGQIIWEHVKRIDVGGKLLTNHLKHLISFRQWNMLDQTHVVNSVREACGYVSLNWKGDVETCKAKPRKNPIIQEYVLPDFSANSTSRTGYIRSGPNAAPPEEINDIEEVSGKRKPEDEEQVLWMGNERFAGPELLFHPSDIGLKQTGLPETIAYVISRMPEELRGMFWAHIGIIGGLGNIENLGERLERDLQALCPVEYEIGIYEVFDPASPAYTSATALTSSEVYMSTYPITRAEYFEHGSSVCRRKFGSFGAPAYNVYPPGFSSGADAATEASDDEMEMRYAMGLESKKGGKGKRRKEEEEVTSGNWGGRRRRTIGLGGL; encoded by the exons ATGACCACACCGCCGATTCTCATAATAGACAATGGGGCTTATGAGATCAAGGCGGGTATATCGGGAGTCGATTGGGAGCCAAG AGTACTGCCCAATTCCATAGCTAAATCAAGgactgagaagaaggtttaTGTAGGGGATGAGATTGATAATTGTAAAGATCTTTCTGGTATCGTCTATAGGCGGCCGTTTGAAAAG GGAATGTTAGTGAACTGGGATGCCGAGAGAATAATATGGGATCGATTATTTTCACCCTCTGTGTTAAAC ATTAACCCTACTGAAACTTCCTTATTGGTCACAGAGCCTTATTTCAACCTCCCCAACATAGCAGAAACGTACGACCAGATGATCTTTGAGGAATTTGAGTTTCAGAGCTATTTCAGATGTGCCC CTGCTGCTCTGATACCGTATGGCGGACTATACGAGTCTGAGCAAGGCATTCCTCCTCAGTGTACAATTGTGGTTGATATGGGTTATTCATATACGCACGTTGTACCTATACGTGATGGTCAGATCATTTGGGAACACGTTAAGCG GATTGATGTCGGCGGCAAGCTCTTAACAAACCATCTCAAACATCTAATATCCTTCAGACAATGGAACATGCTTGACCAGACTCATGTCGTCAATTCTGTAAGAGAGGCATGCGGCTATGTGAGCTTGAATTGGAAGGGTGACGTTGAGACCTGCAA AGCGAAACCAAGGAAGAACCCAATTATTCAGGAATATGTTCTCCCTGACTTTTCAGCCAACTCGACTTCACGCACGGGTTATATCCGATCGGGGCCCAACGCTGCTCCACCAGAGGAGATAAACGACATAGAAGAGGTGAGCGGTAAACGAAAgccagaagatgaggagcaGGTGCTTTGGATGGGGAATGAGCGATTCGCCGGCCCGGAACTCCTATTCCATCCCTCAGACATTG GACTAAAGCAAACTGGCCTGCCAGAAACGATAGCATATGTAATCTCGCGGATGCCTGAAGAATTAAGAGGCATGTTCTGGGCTCATATTGGAATAATTGGTGGTTTGGGTAACATCGAGAATTTGGGAGAACGACT AGAGCGAGATTTACAGGCTCTTTGCCCTGTCGAGTATGAGATCGGTATCTATGAAGTATTTGA TCCCGCAAGTCCGGCCTACACTTCTGCtacagctttgacttcaTCAGAAGTCTACATGTCAACTTATCCAATAACTAGAGCAGAGTATTTTGAACACGGCTCTTCCGTCTGCAGACGGAAATTCGGATCGTTCGGTGCTCCGGCTTACAACGTTTATCCACCTGGTTTCTCTTCAGGAGCCGATGCCGCAACTGAAGCcagcgatgatgagatggaaatgAGATATGCTATGGGTCTGGAAAGTAAGAAAggggggaagggaaagagaagaaaggaagaagaagaggtgacAAGTGGGAACTGGGGGGGCAGGAGACGGAGAACGATTGGTCTCGGGGGACTTTAG
- a CDS encoding peptide alpha-N-acetyltransferase, translating into MISATHGIESLQNTGGAPSTSHALSLASRDIEPPPPIPPRHGSPASPNSMIKEPTPSRSIPSQSKGKEREIPELPTETIKDGRGEELFYRTFRGEEYDLENIMKLVEEELSEPYNVYTYRYFLFDWPHLTFLVFPSPTSTRAIATIICKQDMHRGTNRGYIGMLSVAKEYRRRGIGRKLVEIAVKEMAKRGAKQVMLETEYDNETSLALYDKLGFLREKRLHRFYSNEKDAFRLILPIDTEDEDDEVLSEQLERTGPGLGHIDEEDELSPYFT; encoded by the exons atgatttcGGCTACCCATGGGATAGAATCTCTCCAGAATACTGGAGGGGCACCTTCGACGTCGCATGCCCTTTCATTGGCATCTCGGGATATAGAACCTCCACCCCCCATACCCCCTCGCCATGGTAGCCCCGCTTCCCCCAACTCAATGATCAAAGAGCCCACTCCGTCTAGGTCCATTCCATCTCAAtcaaagggaaaagaacgGGAGATACCTGAGCTTCCTACCGAAACGATCAAAGATGGTAGGGGGGAGGAGCTGTTTTATAGAACATTCCGTGGAGAAGAGTATGATCTAGAGAACATAATGAAACTcgtagaggaagaattgTCGGAGCC TTATAATG TCTATACCTATCGATATTTCTTGTTCGATTG GCCACATTTAACATTCTTGGTCTTCCCCTCCCCAACCTCTACCAGAGCAATAGCGACCATAATATGTAAACAGGACATGCATCGAGGCACCAACAGGGGCTATATCGGCATGCTTAGCGTCGCAAAGGAATATAGAAGACGAGGTATAGGAAGAAAGCTTGTGGAAATAGCggtgaaggaaatggcaaaGCGGGGGGCCAAGCAAGTCATGCTTGAAACAGAGTATGATAACGAGACGAGTTTAGCACTGTATGACAAGCTGGGGTTCTTGAGGGAGAAGCGGTTACATCGGTTTTACTCTAATGAGAAAGATGC TTTTCGATTGATATTACCCATAGACaccgaggatgaagacgacgaaGTACTTTCCGAACAATTAGAAAGAACAGGCCCAGGTCTGGGGCACattgacgaagaagatgaactGTCACCGTATTTCACATGA
- a CDS encoding sister chromatid cohesion protein PDS5, with the protein MAPRTSLAKLDFKEPLLPQGKRETSDALLKRLKTLRQKLAELEQDMTDTKSLDPIRKPLIQQTLLHHKDRGVKAYIACCLADLLRLYAPDAPYSDVQLRDIFQFFLTQLQVNLRPSTSAPQTRPQAKSKATDASQSTLTQRITDIPYYTDYYYLIESLATIKSIVLICDVPGSEDLMDGYFNGFMEIVRPDMNKTLMRYMRDVLVAIIEEASSLPAGVMDCIIGQFEMYASKPETPSFQLTVDVCNEVADKLKRPFYAHFSEIQLAHGRDPSPNDLKILSQSHDLLLTINRFCPDTLLNTVPLLEENLKAADEIPLRQLSTRTLGHLFAQRAGSDDPAKRYPSTWRAWLLKKTDKAVQVRLSWVETTQQILVAHPEVRRELEDAMVGRFEDPDEKVRVAICKVIGSLDYETALHHVRAKTLQVAGGRMLDKKSAVRAEAASALAKLYGLAYPEIEANNSEVVDQFAWIPQAMIAALFRGEATNEMRVQISTIFKTSIIPLPQDAEEEQAWVDRLLLISLHLDEDGMMGLKRMTNLIGYAQGNWPFSAFAGLLESYGGGENEQSEQIKGPLNFCINMIARTVYGEPEKAKKDLLSFADINEPRLYKLYKTCVDITSGLSAIVKARNEFLRRVHQSHEDLLPTLTALIDMSAWNVLNHSSIPSLIRRLQRADSERIASAAAQFLGLMAKEGPPMYKSHVQGLVAAVADKKNGRLVEIGFQGLAAVCKVYPEIAPSDNRTIERAINVAQEGTPRQAKFATRFLARSRDAASHCSKLIDAILKAVSKEVDGERQLTLLTVLSELARSAPKAFERKSTEIIKYVMNEVLLETSPSQGVNGDEWVPLETLEPLDHAKTIALRVCTHWSLAFARDEDASALIRPTLTLLTAVLSNDGMINENTREGGPARCHMRLRASLCLLKLAHVKTFDKIVSQPTTFDLVGGTVQDPCYMVRHLWLKKLQTALLPQRLLPRWNLMPALAAMDPDQDNVALAKKILSAIPASCARLSSAERIERIEMPFARLLHLLTHHPDFEWHEPGENEEDEKSKEGITSMQNLKDIARFIELYLDCLAHRDNVGLLFAIAGHLKAVRDRFSDNNKPLYSLSELAQIIIRNRAEKHGWSVPVYPGKISMPRDIFHNAETPEERTKVLRTQYLSEEVRGWARGLGKRAVAVPSIRRVTENESSPRKRIKSSTKTPRKKRRQSETSDEDSDASSSESEVESEIEVEDEPEQDGEEEAVLGRGGKRGAKTKANRAVGKKARREKAEKKKRDEKMDVDEGESEASE; encoded by the exons ATGGCGCCACGAACCTCTTTGGCAAAACTGGACTTCAAGGAGCCCCTCCTACCGCAGGGCAAACGCGAAACGTCGGACGCGCTTCTCAAGAGATTAAAG ACTCTGAGACAAAAGCTGGCTGAGTTGGAGCAGGATATGACTGATACCAAGTCTTTAGACCCTATCCGAAAGCCACTGATTCAGCAGACATTGTTACATCATAAAGA CCGTGGAGTCAAGGCTTACATTGCTTGTTGCTTGGCTGACCTCTTGAGACTGTACGCGCCAGACGCACCTTACAGTGATGTTCAGTTGCGA GACATCTTTCAATTTTTCCTCACTCAACTTCAAGTAAATTTACGTCCTTCTACATCTGCACCTCAAACCCGCCCTCAAGCCAAATCAAAAGCTACCGATGCATCGCAATCCACCCTCACGCAAAGAATAACAGACATCCCTTATTACACGGATTATTATTATCTCATTGAAAGCCTCGCCACGATCAAGAGTATTGTCTTGATTTGTGATGTGCCTGGGTCTGAGGATCTGATGGATGGATACTTCAATGGGTTCATGGAGATTGTAAGGCCTGACATGAACAAGACTTTGATGAGGTACATGAGAGACGTTTTGGTCGCAATTATCGAGGAGGCGAGTTCTTTACCGGCTGGAGTGATGGACTGTATCATCGGTCAGTTTGAGATGTACGCTTCA AAACCCGAGACGCCGTCTTTCCAGCTCACAGTTGACGTTTGCAATGAGGTTGCTGACAAGCTGAAGAGACCTTTTTATGCT CACTTTTCCGAAATTCAACTAGCTCATGGCCGCGACCCATCTCCTAATGATCTCAAGATCCTTTCCCAATCACacgatcttcttctgaccATCAACCGTTTCTGTCCCGACACGCTTCTCAACACTGTACCCCTATTGGAAGAAAATCTCAAGGCAGCGGATGAGATCCCACTCCGACAGCTATCTACTCGCACCCTTGGCCATCTCTTCGCTCAGCGTGCAGGGTCGGATGATCCCGCAAAGCGCTATCCTTCAACCTGGCGAGCATGGTTGCTCAAAAAAACGGACAAGGCAGTGCAGGTCAGGTTATCATGGGTGGAAACCACTCAACAGATTTTAGTAGCCCATCCCGAGGTCAGAAGAGAACTCGAAG ATGCCATGGTGGGACGTTTTGAGGATCCGGATGAGAAAGTACGCGTAGCAATTTGCAAGGTGATTGGATCCCTCGACTATGAAacagctcttcatcatgTTCGGGCAAAGACGCTGCAGGTGGCCGGGGGTCGTATGCTTGACAAGAAG TCAGCAGTGCGAGCAGAAGCGGCTAGTGCCTTGGCGAAGCTGTACGGACTTGCCTATCCCGAGAT TGAGGCGAATAATTCTGAAGTTGTTGACCAGTTCGCCTGGATCCCTCAAGCGATGATAGCTGCTTTGTTCAGAGGCGAGGCCACAAACGAGATGCG CGTCCAGATCTCCACGATTTTCAAAACTTCTATCATCCCTTTGCCCCAAGatgccgaagaagagcaagccTGGGTTGACCGTCTGCTATTGATATCTTTGCAtttggacgaagatgggatgatgggtttgaagaggatgacgaaTTTGATTGGCTATGCCCAAGGAAATTGGCCTTTCTCGGCCTTTGCCGGACTCCTAGAAAGTTATGGA GGAGGGGAAAATGAACAAAGTGAACAGATCAAGGGTCCCCTTAATTTCTGCATCAACATGATTGCCC GGACCGTTTATGGCGAGCcagaaaaggcaaagaaagacCTTTTATCATTTGCGGACATCAATGAACCTAGGCTCTACAAACTATACAAGACTTGCGTCGATATTACTTCAGGTCTTTCAGCCATAGTTAAAGCCCGC AATGAATTCCTGCGCCGAGTTCACCAATCACACGAGGATCTCCTTCCCACCTTGACCGCCCTCATTGATATGTCCGCTTGGAACGTCCTCAACCACTCTTCTATTCCATCTCTGATCAGGCGTCTCCAAAGAGCTGACTCTGAGCGCATTGCTTCTGCGGCTGCACAATTCTTGGGGCTTATGGCGAAAGAAGGACCGCCAATGTACAAGAGCCACGTGCAAGGATTAGTTGCGGCCGTCGCggacaagaagaatggcAGACTCGTGGAAATTGGTTTCCAAGGTTTGGCAGCAGTATGCAAAGTGTACCCAGAGATTGCCCCAAGTGACAA CCGGACTATCGAGAGAGCTATCAATGTCGCGCAAGAAGGGACGCCACGACAAGCCAAATTTGCGACTCGCTTCCTTGCCCGATCCAGAGATGCTGCATCCCACTGTTCCAAACTTATCGAT GCCATCCTCAAGGCCGTGTCTAAGGAAGTCGATGGCGAAAGGCAATTGACGTTACTTACGGTACTTTCAGAACTCGCGAGGTCGGCCCCCAAGGCGTTTGAACGCAAGAGTACAGAGATCATCAAGTACGTGATGAATGAGGTTCTTCTCGAGACCTCGCCTTCTCAAGGA GTGAACGGAGACGAATGGGTCCCTCTTGAGACTCTTGAGCCTTTAGATCACGCAAAAACAATCGCTCTTCGAGTTTGTACCCACTGGAGTCTTGCTTTTGCTCGTGACGAGGATGCTTCCGCTTTGATTCGTCCCACTTTAACCTTGTTGACAGCAGTATTGAGCAATGACGGTATGATCAACGAAAATACTCGAGAGGG TGGGCCAGCGAGATGCCATATGCGGCTTCGTGCATCATTATGTCTTCTGAAGTTGGCGCATGTCAAGACTTTTGACAAAATAGTCAGCCAACCGACAACCTTTGACCTGGTTGGCGGCACTGTGCAG GATCCATGCTACATGGTTAGACACTTGTGGCTGAAGAAACTTCAGACAGCTCTATTGCCTCAAAGGTTGTTGCCAAGGTGGAATTTGATGCCTGCTTTAGCGGCCATGGATCCTGATCAGGACAACGTCGCTCTC gcgaagaagattcTGTCAGCTATTCCTGCATCTTGCGCTCGCTTGTCATCAG CCGAACGGATTGAAAGGATTGAGATGCCCTTCGCTCGTTTGCTCCACCTTCTGACTCACCATCCCGATTTTGAATGGCATGAGCCTGGAGAAaacgaggaagacgagaagagTAAAGAAGGGATTACGAGTATGCAGAATTTGAAGGACATAGCGAG GTTCATAGAGTTGTATTTGGACTGTCTGGCGCATCGCGACAACGTCGGATTACTGTTTGCTATCGCTGGACACCTTAAGGCTGTACGAGATAGGTTTTCCGACAACAATAAG CCTCTCTACTCTCTTTCCGAGCTTGCTCAAATTATAATCCGCAATCGCGCTGAGAAGCACGGTTGGTCCGTCCCTGTCTACCCTGGAAAGATTTCAATGCCTCGTGACATCTTCCACAATGCCGAAACTCCAGAGGAGAGGACAAAGGTGCTGAGAACACAATATCTAAGTGAAGAAGTTAGGGGTTGGGCTCGAGGATTGGGCAAGCGAGCAGTGGCTGTACCTAGTATA CGACGAGTGACTGAGAACGAGAGCTCACCTCGCAAGCGTATCAAATCATCCACGAAGACCCCCCGTAAGAAAAGACGTCAGTCAGAGACATCTGATGAAGATTCTGATGCGTCCTCGAGCGAGTCCGAGGTAGAGTCTGAGATtgaagtggaagatgagcctgagcaagatggagaggaagaagctgttcTTGGGCGAGGCGGTAAACGTGGTGCCAAGACCAAGGCGAACCGTGCTGTAGGGAAGAAAGCtcgaagagaaaaagcagaaaagaagaagagggatgagaagatggatgtggatgagggTGAGAGTGAAGCCTCAGAGTAA
- a CDS encoding glutathione synthetase, translating to MSAATTLPQWPPALADNQLQSLTLLSSVWSLAHGFALLPHSPTDPPTSTIPAPLSLLPTPFPRQLYDLVVSLQPIYNALYARIALDWEFLDRVMGGSVSKVDDFQGELWRGWKDVRDQLVQRKQLGLFRSDYLLHEQEGGLGIKQVEFNTIAASFGALSQRAGELHKYLAKASRNYYDVSPLLSNPANYPANEPLKKLATGLAAGWKAFGDEQAVVLFVVQDGERNVFDQKWLEFELLEAHGIHSVRRTFSELSTLSLPTSSDLILPPSSQSSQPLRVALIYYRSAYTPTDYPTEKEWATRLVLEKSTAIKCPSMALQLAGAKKIQQVLTEDGVLEDFLLGPERPDVGLGKGAGNLTKKDVDDLRSTWIGLYPMDNSALGQEASQLARQEPERFVLKPQREGGGNNIYRESIPPFLESLAATPVAEGEPDKKEGYILMELIQPPQKLENWLVRGGEGKPRKGEVVSELGVYGVTLFGGEETLNERAGTLLRTKGRESDEGGVAIGISSIDSPLLVD from the exons ATGTCCGCCGCCACCACTCTCCCCCAGTGGCCGCCCGCCCTCGCAGACAACCAGCTGCAGTCGCTCACACTCCTCTCGTCCGTATGGTCCCTCGCACACGGCTTCGCGCTCCTCCCCCACTCCCCTACAGACCCACccacatccaccatccCCGCCCCCCTCTCGCTCCTCCCCACCCCCTTTCCGCGCCAACTGTACGACCTCGTTGTGTCCCTTCAGCCAATCTACAATGCCCTCTACGCTCGTATCGCCCTCGACTGGGAGTTTCTTGATCGGGTAATGGGCGGATCGGTCAGCAAGGTCGACGACTTCCAGGGCGAGCTTTGGAGAGGGTGGAAGGACGTGAGGGATCAGTTGGTGCAGAGGAAGCAGCTGGGATTGTTTAGAAGCGATTACCTCTTGCATGAGCAGGAAGGGGGGCTGGGTATCAAGCAGGTTGAGTTCAATACTATCGCTGCCAGCTTTGGTGCTCTGAGCCAGAGAGCCGGTGAGCTGCACAA ATACCTCGCCAAGGCTAGTCGCAACTATTATGACGTTTCTCCTCTGCTCTCCAACCCCGCCAACTATCCTGCGAACGAACCGCTCAAAAAGTTGGCTACCGGTTTGGCTGCAGGATGGAAAGCCTTTGGCGACGAACAAGCTGTAGtgctcttcgtcgtccAGGATGGAGAGCGGAATGTGTTTGATCAAAAGTGGCTAGAGTTTGAGCTTTTGGAAGC TCATGGCATCCATTCTGTTCGTCGAACATTCTCTGAATTATCcaccctctctctccctaCCTCCTCCGatctcatcctccctccttcatctcagTCTTCCCAACCCCTCCGAGTTGCTCTTATCTACTACCGCTCCGCCTACACCCCTACCGACTACCCCACCGAAAAAGAATGGGCTACCCGCCTCGTCCTCGAAAAGAGCACGGCCATCAAATGCCCCAGTATGGCTCTTCAACTAGCCGGCGCAAAGAAAATACAACAAGTCCTCACTGAAGACGGTGTTCTCGAAGATTTCCTCTTGGGTCCCGAACGGCCTGACGTCGGGCTCGGCAAGGGAGCGGGTAATCtgacaaagaaggatgtaGATGATCTTCGTTCGACGTGGATAGGTCTTTACCCGATGGATAACTCCGCCCTCGGGCAAGAGGCCAGCCAGCTCGCACGCCAAGAACCTGAGCGGTTCGTCCTCAAACCCCAACgagaaggtggtggaaaCAACATTTATCGCGAATCTATCCCGCCCTTCCTCGAGTCCCTCGCTGCCACGCCCGTGGCGGAAGGCGAACCGGACAAGAAAGAAGGTTATATTCTCATGGAGCTtatccaacctcctcaaaaGTTGGAGAACTGGCTCGTcagaggaggggaagggaaacCCAGAAAGGGAGAGGTGGTCAGTGAGTTGGGAGTGTATGGTGTAACGCTCTTtggtggggaagagacGCTTAATGAGCGGGCGGGAACGTTGTTGAGGACcaagggaagggaaagtgatgaaggaggtgtGGCTATTGGTATTAGCTCCATTGACAGTCCTTTGCTTGTGGATTAG